A region from the Prochlorococcus sp. MIT 0603 genome encodes:
- a CDS encoding pyridoxal phosphate-dependent aminotransferase, protein MKLFEKLSSKNIPQARLEVERMTPYSAPLEGRRGFLRLDFNENTIGPSPKVLEAIKNITSEEISIYPEYQGLKEVFAEHINSSVVVAPIKSNQVGLFNGVDAAIHAIFHSYGEHKGKLLTTVPTFGYYYPCASMQGMEVIEVPYKEKNFQFPYDAIYKLLIDLTPKILMICNPNNPTGTSLPAKKVLELAKASPETLVVIDELYEAFLGDSVLSVVDFNQIPNLIVLRSLSKTSGLAGLRMGFAIGDSRIIDRISRVTGPYDVNSFAVTAAFAALKDQKYIDNYVAEVLEARLWIQKKLMEGGVQHHIGAGNYFLLWPKRESKSIENCLKSSGILVRNMQQKHLITGSLRVSIGTTDQMKSFWEIYKKADQVMASD, encoded by the coding sequence ATGAAACTCTTTGAGAAACTCTCATCTAAGAATATACCTCAAGCACGACTTGAGGTGGAAAGAATGACTCCTTATTCTGCTCCTTTAGAAGGTCGCCGAGGATTCCTTCGGCTTGACTTCAATGAAAATACCATTGGTCCTAGCCCAAAAGTATTAGAGGCAATTAAAAATATCACTTCAGAAGAAATTTCAATTTATCCAGAATACCAAGGTCTTAAAGAAGTATTCGCAGAGCATATCAATTCCTCTGTGGTAGTAGCACCTATTAAGTCTAATCAAGTTGGGCTCTTCAATGGAGTAGATGCTGCAATCCATGCTATTTTCCATTCATATGGAGAACATAAGGGGAAATTACTCACTACAGTCCCAACTTTTGGTTACTACTATCCTTGTGCATCTATGCAAGGGATGGAAGTCATTGAGGTTCCTTATAAAGAAAAGAATTTCCAATTCCCTTACGATGCAATATATAAATTACTGATTGATTTGACTCCAAAGATTTTAATGATATGCAACCCTAACAATCCTACAGGTACAAGCCTTCCAGCAAAGAAAGTTTTAGAGTTAGCGAAAGCATCACCTGAAACATTAGTCGTAATTGATGAGCTTTACGAGGCATTCTTAGGTGATAGTGTTTTATCAGTAGTCGATTTCAATCAAATACCTAATCTAATTGTATTAAGATCGCTCTCCAAGACCTCAGGCTTAGCGGGCTTGCGAATGGGATTTGCTATAGGAGATTCTAGGATCATTGATCGTATTAGTCGTGTGACTGGACCTTACGATGTCAATAGTTTTGCTGTTACTGCAGCATTTGCAGCACTTAAAGATCAAAAATATATCGATAATTACGTTGCTGAGGTGTTAGAAGCTAGATTATGGATTCAAAAAAAATTAATGGAAGGAGGAGTCCAACATCATATAGGTGCTGGAAATTATTTTCTACTATGGCCAAAGCGAGAAAGCAAGTCAATCGAAAATTGTCTAAAATCATCTGGAATCCTGGTTAGGAATATGCAGCAAAAGCATTTAATAACTGGTTCACTAAGAGTTAGTATTGGAACTACTGATCAAATGAAAAGTTTTTGGGAGATATACAAAAAAGCAGACCAAGTTATGGCATCAGATTGA
- the argS gene encoding arginine--tRNA ligase, whose amino-acid sequence MYYIYQLLNQQIKHALDSAYPEATLATKESSEFFNSQLVPTTKPEFGDFQINSAMVLAKQLNKPPREIAKTIVSELQNNDQFNDLCCPPKIAGPGFINLTIQKTCLTRELVSRVNDDFLGIPRVQSDDDKPIIVDFSSPNIAKEMHVGHLRSTIIGDAIARILSFRGYTVLRLNHVGDWGTQFGMLITYLKLTVPEALTTANFIGIGDLVDFYRQAKKCFDEDEHFQKCSREEVVKLQRGNQESLKAWKLLCEQSRQEFQTIYDRLDIQLSERGESFYNPFLQNVVDDLTQLNLLVEDEKAKCVFLNGMNRKNGNPLALIIQKSDGGFNYATTDLAAIRYRLKEEPSGDGASRIIYVTDSGQSSHFEGVFQVAKRANWVPEDCRIEHVPFGLVQGEDGKKLKTRSGETVRLKDLLDEAIDRAKQDIERRLNEEGRNESESFINEVSEKVGIAAVKYADLSQNRITNYQFSFDRMLSLQGNTAPYLLYALVRIAGISRKGGNLSSSTDQLKFTEPQEWRLIREILKFDDVILEVEEELLPNRLCNYLFELSQTFNRFYEQIPVLKAEEPSRSSRLTLCRLTRDILKQGMSLLGIQTLERM is encoded by the coding sequence ATGTATTACATTTACCAATTATTAAATCAACAAATTAAACATGCTTTAGATTCTGCATACCCTGAAGCAACATTAGCAACTAAAGAGTCAAGTGAGTTCTTCAACTCTCAGTTAGTACCGACAACAAAACCTGAGTTTGGAGATTTTCAAATTAATAGTGCAATGGTACTTGCCAAGCAATTAAATAAGCCGCCACGTGAAATTGCAAAGACCATTGTTTCTGAACTTCAAAACAATGATCAATTCAATGATCTTTGTTGTCCACCTAAAATAGCTGGACCTGGATTCATCAATTTAACTATTCAAAAAACTTGTCTTACTAGGGAGCTGGTTTCCAGAGTCAACGATGACTTTCTTGGTATACCACGTGTACAAAGTGACGATGATAAGCCAATAATTGTTGATTTCTCTAGTCCTAATATCGCGAAAGAAATGCATGTTGGACATTTACGTTCAACCATTATTGGCGATGCAATTGCACGTATTCTGAGTTTTCGTGGTTATACAGTACTTCGTTTAAACCATGTTGGTGATTGGGGGACGCAATTCGGCATGCTCATAACATATCTTAAGCTGACTGTTCCAGAAGCATTAACTACAGCAAATTTTATAGGAATTGGAGATTTAGTTGATTTTTACCGTCAAGCAAAAAAATGCTTTGATGAAGATGAACACTTCCAAAAATGCTCAAGGGAAGAAGTAGTTAAGCTGCAGCGAGGTAATCAAGAAAGTTTAAAAGCTTGGAAACTCCTATGTGAGCAATCTCGCCAAGAATTCCAAACAATATATGATCGACTTGATATCCAACTTTCTGAAAGAGGTGAGTCCTTTTATAACCCTTTCCTACAAAATGTAGTCGATGATCTCACACAATTAAATTTATTAGTTGAAGACGAGAAAGCAAAGTGTGTCTTTTTAAATGGTATGAATAGAAAAAATGGCAATCCTTTAGCGTTAATCATTCAAAAATCTGATGGTGGTTTTAACTATGCAACAACAGACTTAGCTGCAATTCGATACCGATTGAAAGAAGAACCTTCAGGTGATGGCGCTAGTCGAATAATCTACGTTACTGATTCTGGACAATCCAGCCATTTTGAAGGAGTCTTTCAAGTTGCAAAACGGGCAAACTGGGTCCCCGAGGACTGTCGAATCGAACATGTCCCATTTGGACTAGTTCAAGGGGAAGATGGGAAAAAGCTGAAAACACGTTCTGGCGAAACAGTACGTCTTAAAGATCTTCTTGATGAAGCAATTGACAGAGCTAAACAAGATATTGAAAGGCGCCTTAATGAAGAAGGGCGCAATGAAAGTGAATCTTTCATCAATGAAGTGTCTGAAAAGGTTGGGATTGCAGCAGTGAAATACGCTGATCTCAGTCAAAACAGAATTACTAATTATCAGTTTTCTTTTGACCGTATGCTTTCACTGCAAGGCAACACAGCTCCATATCTTTTATATGCATTAGTCCGTATCGCCGGCATCAGCAGGAAGGGTGGAAATCTTAGCTCATCAACAGATCAACTGAAATTCACAGAGCCTCAAGAATGGAGATTAATTAGAGAAATTTTAAAATTTGATGATGTTATCCTAGAAGTGGAGGAGGAATTATTACCTAATCGACTCTGCAATTATTTATTTGAATTAAGCCAAACATTCAATCGATTCTATGAGCAAATCCCTGTCCTTAAAGCTGAAGAACCATCAAGGTCATCTAGATTAACTCTATGTCGACTTACTAGAGATATTCTGAAGCAAGGAATGTCTCTTTTAGGTATTCAAACTTTAGAGAGAATGTAA
- the nadC gene encoding carboxylating nicotinate-nucleotide diphosphorylase, with amino-acid sequence MQIITPYIKNLFETWLNEDIGRGDLTQSAMNNSHIVKAHWVSKQAGIFCGGELVKCLYEYLDPSIIISVNKADGESLITGERVLELSGPVASLLAGERTALNLAMHLSGIATETKKLVLELEGTGVQLTDTRKTTPGLRQLEKYAIRCGGGINHRLGLDDAAMLKENHIAWSNGISNSIKSLRMSIPWTTKIIVEAETAQQAKEAISSGADGVLLDEMSPLMIRKIIPDLREIASKSSKQIVIEASGIDPTQVKNYASTGIDIISSSAPITRSSWIDLSMRFNENGDNE; translated from the coding sequence TTGCAAATTATCACACCATATATTAAGAACCTCTTTGAGACCTGGCTGAATGAAGATATAGGTCGAGGTGATCTAACTCAATCAGCTATGAACAATAGTCACATTGTTAAGGCACACTGGGTAAGCAAGCAAGCTGGAATCTTCTGTGGAGGAGAGCTCGTAAAATGTCTTTATGAATATCTGGACCCATCGATCATAATCTCTGTAAACAAAGCGGATGGTGAAAGTTTAATTACAGGAGAAAGGGTACTCGAATTAAGCGGGCCTGTTGCTTCTCTCCTGGCAGGGGAGCGAACTGCGTTAAACCTAGCAATGCACCTTTCAGGCATAGCTACAGAAACTAAGAAACTGGTTTTAGAACTTGAAGGTACAGGTGTTCAATTAACTGATACCAGGAAAACAACTCCAGGTCTTCGTCAATTAGAGAAATATGCTATTAGATGTGGAGGCGGTATTAATCATCGTTTAGGGCTCGATGATGCAGCTATGTTAAAAGAGAATCACATAGCTTGGAGCAATGGAATATCAAACTCAATCAAAAGCCTTAGGATGAGCATACCTTGGACTACAAAAATTATTGTCGAAGCTGAAACAGCTCAACAAGCAAAAGAGGCTATATCAAGTGGTGCTGATGGAGTACTTCTTGATGAGATGTCTCCATTAATGATACGTAAAATTATTCCTGACTTACGAGAAATAGCAAGTAAGTCATCTAAGCAAATTGTTATTGAAGCCTCTGGAATTGATCCTACGCAAGTTAAGAATTATGCCTCTACAGGAATTGACATAATTTCTAGTAGTGCACCAATCACAAGAAGCAGTTGGATAGATTTGAGTATGCGTTTCAACGAAAATGGAGACAATGAATAA
- the mnmE gene encoding tRNA uridine-5-carboxymethylaminomethyl(34) synthesis GTPase MnmE codes for MNSTFPTEETIAAISSAIAPGQGAVAIIKISGPSAKKVVSNIVKIPGKQVWDTHTILYGHVINQTTKKNIDEVLILTMEAPRSFTGEDVVEIHCHGGVIVVHEVLDEVLKQPNTRRAFPGEFSQRAVINGRLDITQAEAIQELISARSQKAAQLAIAGIDGDITNRINFLREKLLDQLSEIEARIDFEEDLPPLNPKAVLTEVISIRQELIQLISDAKQGSLIRNGLKVALIGLPNVGKSSLLNLLCKNKKAIVTELPGTTRDVLESEIVLEGVPITLLDTAGIRDTNNEIEKIGVSLSKKILMTADVVLLLFDVSQGWTTNDQKILNQIPKQTPRLIIGNKADINIQDIPIDSDATISAQTGEGQEEMVRKLLRTCGANETGGLELALNQRQLDLVKRASNSLDQIEEISKQGLPWDFWTIDLREAISKLGELTGKEVTEALLDRIFSRFCIGK; via the coding sequence ATGAACTCAACTTTCCCTACAGAAGAAACAATCGCAGCTATCTCTTCAGCAATCGCACCAGGGCAAGGAGCTGTTGCGATTATCAAGATATCTGGCCCTTCGGCAAAAAAAGTTGTTTCAAATATCGTCAAAATTCCAGGAAAACAGGTTTGGGATACACATACAATTCTTTACGGTCATGTCATAAATCAAACAACTAAAAAAAATATCGATGAGGTTTTAATTTTAACAATGGAAGCCCCTCGTAGTTTTACAGGGGAAGACGTAGTGGAAATCCATTGCCATGGGGGGGTAATTGTCGTTCATGAGGTGCTTGATGAGGTTTTAAAACAACCCAATACCAGAAGAGCATTCCCTGGGGAGTTTAGTCAGCGTGCTGTTATCAATGGAAGACTTGATATAACACAAGCAGAAGCAATTCAAGAATTAATAAGTGCTAGAAGTCAAAAAGCAGCCCAACTAGCAATAGCTGGCATAGATGGAGATATTACTAATCGCATAAATTTTTTAAGAGAAAAGCTGCTTGATCAACTTAGTGAAATAGAAGCTCGCATTGATTTTGAAGAAGATTTGCCACCATTAAACCCAAAAGCAGTATTAACTGAAGTGATTTCAATACGTCAAGAACTAATTCAACTGATTTCTGATGCTAAACAAGGTTCATTAATACGTAATGGGCTCAAAGTCGCACTTATAGGATTACCAAATGTTGGGAAAAGTTCTTTACTCAACCTTCTTTGTAAAAATAAAAAAGCCATCGTAACAGAATTACCTGGAACTACAAGAGATGTCTTGGAAAGTGAGATTGTTCTAGAAGGAGTTCCAATTACACTTCTTGATACTGCAGGAATTCGAGACACAAACAATGAAATTGAAAAGATCGGAGTCTCTTTAAGCAAGAAAATATTAATGACCGCAGATGTGGTTTTACTTCTATTTGATGTGAGTCAAGGATGGACAACTAATGATCAAAAGATTCTGAATCAGATTCCAAAACAAACTCCCAGATTAATAATAGGTAATAAGGCTGATATTAATATTCAAGATATACCTATAGATTCAGATGCTACCATCAGTGCCCAAACAGGAGAAGGCCAGGAAGAGATGGTGAGAAAATTATTACGCACCTGCGGTGCTAATGAAACAGGAGGATTAGAATTAGCCCTAAATCAAAGACAATTGGATTTAGTCAAACGTGCAAGCAATTCTTTAGATCAGATTGAAGAAATCTCTAAACAGGGTTTACCTTGGGATTTCTGGACTATAGATTTAAGGGAAGCTATTTCCAAATTAGGAGAATTGACAGGCAAAGAAGTCACAGAAGCATTGCTTGACCGAATATTTTCAAGATTTTGTATAGGGAAGTGA
- a CDS encoding DUF2062 domain-containing protein, with the protein MLQILLNLSKRVRRSMLWIWRHEGTPAERARGIAVGVFSGCFPFFGLQSLMGICLASLFRGNHLLAVTATWISNPFTYIPLYWFNYKIGAFFLGGASSFNDLHKLTKRQIWDQGWIVSSKILLGSLILGLALGLLLGLASYIGFKSSSNKNTLM; encoded by the coding sequence ATGCTTCAAATCCTTCTCAACTTGAGCAAAAGAGTTAGAAGGTCTATGCTTTGGATCTGGCGTCATGAGGGCACCCCTGCAGAAAGGGCCCGTGGGATAGCAGTTGGGGTGTTTAGTGGGTGTTTCCCTTTTTTTGGCTTGCAATCTCTCATGGGAATCTGTCTTGCTAGTTTGTTTAGGGGGAATCATTTGCTTGCAGTTACTGCTACTTGGATAAGTAATCCTTTCACTTATATCCCTCTTTATTGGTTTAATTATAAGATTGGAGCATTCTTTTTGGGGGGAGCTAGCTCATTTAATGATCTCCACAAATTGACTAAGCGACAAATTTGGGATCAGGGTTGGATTGTCAGTAGTAAAATTTTGCTAGGCTCGTTGATTCTTGGATTGGCTTTGGGATTGCTTTTAGGATTGGCTTCCTATATCGGGTTTAAATCATCTTCAAATAAAAATACTTTGATGTAG
- a CDS encoding RelA/SpoT family protein codes for MLNATSASNKTQPKSDALSDEPQLRVDLIENSDDYGIPLPEWLINCVEQVPSPIGECCPIDSEALLASAFDLAFRLHKGQFRVSGDPYIVHPVCVADLLKEIGASPKVIAAGFLHDVVEDTSINLDQLESLFGSEVRGLVEGVTKLGGIHFPNRTEAQAENLRKMFLAMARDIRVVLVKLADRLHNMRTIDALQPEKQQRIALETREIYAPLANRLGIGRFKWELEDLAFKLLEPDAYQEMQQEVDTKRSEREKRLARTVENLRSRLTKSGLTNFDITGRPKHLFGIWSKMKRQDKKFHEIYDIAALRIIVPNLETCYRALAVVHDTFRPIPGRFKDYIGLPKDNGYQSLHTAVIGRHRAIEVQIRTPEMHQVAEFGIAAHWKYKEGGSPAANDTERFSWLRQLVDWQQEEGGSDYNDYLSSIKEDLFDEEVFVFTPKGDVVGLRKGSTAVDFAYRIHSEIGNHCHGTRINDKLCPLATPLSNGDFIEIITSKTAHPSLDWLNFVATPTARNRIRQWYKVSHRDETIQRGKDLLERDLGRKGFDTLLNSEAMMKVAERCNLKSTDDLLAALGFGAITLHQILNRLREEIRLQNMNTVSSDKYNDVDQHLTNNNNPILVGKSSIKTSPILGLEGLDYRFGGCCSPLPGEEIIGTVALGNHGITIHRQNCINLGSIPTERQLPVKWNQNSLNQHNKFSTQIRIEVIDRVGVLKDILMRLSENAINVSDARVQTAFGKPACIELKIELQNSDQLKSTINKIRNMADVLDIARTELT; via the coding sequence ATGTTAAACGCCACTTCTGCGTCTAATAAAACACAGCCCAAGTCGGACGCTCTGTCAGATGAACCTCAATTGAGAGTCGATCTCATTGAAAATTCAGATGACTATGGCATCCCACTCCCAGAATGGTTGATAAATTGCGTAGAGCAAGTGCCATCTCCTATTGGAGAATGCTGTCCCATTGATTCCGAAGCATTACTAGCATCTGCTTTCGATTTAGCATTTCGACTACATAAAGGGCAATTTAGAGTAAGTGGTGATCCATACATAGTTCATCCTGTTTGTGTGGCAGACCTATTAAAGGAGATAGGCGCTAGTCCTAAAGTCATTGCCGCAGGTTTTCTTCATGATGTTGTAGAAGATACCAGTATTAATCTTGACCAGCTAGAAAGTCTTTTTGGAAGTGAAGTTCGTGGATTAGTTGAAGGAGTAACCAAATTAGGGGGCATTCATTTCCCAAACAGAACTGAAGCTCAAGCAGAAAACTTACGAAAAATGTTTCTAGCAATGGCTAGGGATATTCGTGTTGTTCTTGTAAAGCTGGCAGATAGATTGCACAATATGCGAACAATAGATGCACTCCAGCCTGAGAAGCAACAAAGAATTGCACTGGAAACAAGAGAAATCTATGCTCCTTTAGCTAATAGACTTGGGATTGGACGCTTCAAATGGGAATTAGAAGACTTAGCATTCAAACTGCTTGAACCAGATGCATATCAGGAAATGCAACAAGAAGTAGATACAAAAAGAAGTGAACGGGAAAAAAGATTAGCAAGAACAGTGGAAAACCTAAGAAGCCGTCTCACAAAATCAGGGCTAACAAATTTTGACATTACAGGTCGTCCCAAGCATCTCTTTGGCATATGGAGCAAAATGAAGCGACAAGACAAAAAATTCCACGAAATTTATGACATTGCAGCACTAAGGATTATTGTTCCGAATTTAGAAACATGTTACAGAGCTTTAGCAGTTGTCCATGATACATTTCGCCCAATACCAGGACGTTTTAAAGATTACATTGGGCTTCCAAAAGATAATGGCTACCAGTCTCTTCATACAGCTGTTATTGGTAGACATAGAGCAATTGAAGTGCAAATACGAACTCCTGAAATGCACCAAGTTGCTGAATTTGGCATAGCTGCACACTGGAAATACAAAGAGGGTGGCTCGCCAGCCGCAAATGATACAGAACGTTTTAGTTGGCTTCGACAGCTGGTTGATTGGCAACAAGAAGAAGGAGGTTCTGATTACAATGACTATCTTTCATCTATTAAAGAAGATTTATTTGATGAGGAGGTTTTCGTTTTTACTCCGAAAGGCGATGTTGTTGGCCTGAGGAAAGGCTCGACAGCTGTTGACTTTGCATATCGCATACACTCAGAAATAGGGAATCACTGCCATGGAACCCGTATTAACGACAAGCTTTGTCCATTAGCCACGCCCCTAAGCAATGGTGATTTCATAGAGATCATTACTAGCAAAACAGCTCACCCTAGCCTTGACTGGTTAAATTTTGTAGCCACTCCTACTGCAAGGAATCGCATAAGACAGTGGTACAAAGTCAGTCATAGAGATGAAACTATTCAAAGGGGAAAAGATCTTTTAGAAAGAGATTTAGGCCGCAAAGGCTTTGATACACTACTAAACAGCGAGGCAATGATGAAGGTTGCAGAGCGATGTAATTTAAAGTCAACAGATGATCTATTGGCAGCACTAGGGTTTGGAGCGATTACATTACATCAAATTCTCAATCGTCTACGTGAAGAGATACGTCTTCAAAATATGAATACTGTTTCTTCAGATAAGTATAATGATGTAGATCAACATTTAACTAATAACAATAATCCCATACTTGTCGGCAAATCTTCTATTAAAACATCGCCAATTCTAGGTCTAGAAGGATTAGATTATCGTTTTGGTGGATGTTGCAGCCCCCTACCCGGAGAAGAAATTATTGGTACTGTTGCTCTAGGAAACCATGGAATCACAATACATCGACAAAATTGTATTAATTTAGGTTCTATTCCAACCGAAAGGCAGTTGCCTGTGAAATGGAATCAAAATTCACTTAATCAGCATAATAAATTTTCCACTCAAATAAGAATTGAAGTTATTGACCGCGTGGGTGTACTAAAAGATATTTTGATGCGTCTTTCCGAGAATGCAATCAATGTAAGTGACGCACGTGTCCAAACTGCATTTGGGAAGCCAGCTTGCATAGAACTCAAAATTGAATTACAAAACTCTGATCAACTGAAAAGCACTATAAATAAAATCCGAAACATGGCAGATGTTCTTGATATTGCACGAACAGAACTGACCTGA
- a CDS encoding ABC transporter ATP-binding protein, producing the protein MHCSHKNILNIKDLSVSYPNSKKWVLDELNLKLERGERLALLGSSGSGKSTVAKVLLQIIPPGSLYRGEVLLNGQDLMRLPNNDLERVRGEMIGLVFQDPGSRLNPLMTIGEHLLDTLRSHEPNKSPSWMRFRAEELLDKVGINPRRFDSYPHEFSGGMRQRLAIALAIALNPPLIIADEPTSSLDVAIANQIMDELSVLCDELGSSLLLISHDLALASRWCSKMAILEQGKIVEESTNQALIASPKSLLAKRLVTAAIAREKLICIAKPNDKKVILEVDRLRCWHALRGLPWQTNWIKALDEVSFSLRVGETLGVVGVSGCGKSTLCRALLGLIPIRGGVVKVSGRNLAKTKGNALRLPRQSLQMVFQDPFASLNPTMTVLEAISDPFLIHDLATKSTAKEKSRFLLEQVGLIPVEDFQNRFPHQLSGGQQQRVAIARALALNPEILICDESVSMLDVEIQTEILDLLRSLQKNLGLAIIFITHDLSVASAFCHRIIVLDQGRIIEEGLADELMRNPKSPLTIKLVNSSPRITSLM; encoded by the coding sequence ATGCATTGTTCTCACAAGAATATCTTAAATATTAAAGATTTGAGTGTTTCATACCCGAATAGTAAAAAGTGGGTGTTGGATGAATTGAATTTAAAGCTTGAGAGGGGGGAACGCCTTGCCTTGCTGGGTAGTTCGGGATCTGGTAAAAGCACTGTTGCTAAGGTTTTATTACAAATAATCCCACCTGGCAGCCTCTACAGAGGAGAGGTTCTTCTGAATGGTCAGGATTTAATGAGATTACCTAACAATGACTTAGAGAGAGTGCGAGGTGAAATGATTGGGTTAGTTTTTCAGGATCCTGGTTCAAGACTTAATCCATTAATGACTATTGGGGAGCATCTTTTGGACACATTGCGATCACATGAGCCAAACAAAAGTCCTTCTTGGATGAGATTTAGAGCAGAAGAGTTACTGGATAAGGTAGGGATTAACCCAAGACGTTTTGATTCTTATCCGCATGAATTTAGTGGTGGAATGAGACAGCGTTTGGCGATTGCCTTGGCCATTGCCTTGAATCCACCTTTGATTATTGCTGATGAACCTACATCCAGTCTTGATGTTGCTATTGCTAATCAGATTATGGATGAATTAAGTGTTCTTTGTGATGAGCTTGGCAGCTCTCTTTTGTTAATAAGTCATGATCTTGCTCTTGCTTCCAGATGGTGTTCAAAAATGGCAATACTTGAGCAGGGAAAGATAGTGGAAGAAAGCACTAATCAAGCTTTGATAGCTTCTCCAAAATCCCTTTTAGCTAAGAGGTTAGTAACCGCAGCTATAGCTCGTGAGAAATTGATTTGTATAGCAAAACCAAATGACAAAAAAGTAATTTTAGAAGTTGATAGATTGCGTTGCTGGCATGCGTTGAGAGGCTTGCCTTGGCAGACAAATTGGATTAAAGCACTTGATGAAGTGAGCTTCTCATTGAGAGTTGGAGAAACTCTAGGAGTAGTAGGAGTATCTGGCTGTGGAAAAAGTACTTTATGTCGAGCCCTTCTGGGTTTAATACCAATTCGAGGAGGGGTGGTGAAAGTATCAGGAAGGAATCTTGCTAAAACAAAGGGGAATGCGCTAAGACTACCGAGACAGTCCTTGCAAATGGTTTTTCAAGATCCGTTTGCCTCTTTGAATCCTACAATGACTGTACTAGAGGCCATTTCGGACCCCTTTTTGATACATGACTTAGCGACAAAGTCTACTGCTAAAGAAAAATCTAGGTTTCTTTTAGAGCAAGTCGGATTAATACCTGTAGAAGATTTTCAGAACCGTTTCCCTCATCAGCTTTCAGGAGGTCAACAACAAAGAGTAGCTATTGCCCGAGCTTTAGCTTTAAACCCAGAAATTCTTATTTGTGATGAAAGTGTAAGTATGTTGGATGTTGAGATCCAGACGGAAATATTAGATTTGCTTCGCTCTTTACAAAAGAATCTTGGATTAGCAATTATTTTTATTACTCACGATTTGTCTGTTGCTAGTGCATTTTGTCATAGGATAATTGTATTGGATCAAGGAAGGATTATTGAAGAAGGACTTGCTGATGAACTAATGCGTAACCCTAAATCTCCCTTGACAATCAAACTTGTTAACTCTTCTCCACGAATTACTTCCTTGATGTAA
- a CDS encoding RluA family pseudouridine synthase produces the protein MFDNQTESFGEGEGKLVILRYLKPLPMRLDRWLVSQRPEQSRSSIQKFIENGLVLVNGIAGKAKTPLRTGDEIQLWVIPPEPLPYLQPEKMSLDILFEDTHLIIINKPAGLTVHPAPGNKSGTLVNGLLHHCTDLPGINGKLRPGIVHRLDKDTTGCIVVAKTQEALVRLQLQIQKRIASREYLALVHGVPDGDAGQIVGAIGRHPTDRKKYAVVNDESGRYACTHWKLKERLGDYSLVSFKLDTGRTHQIRVHSAYIGHPILGDSTYSRCKKLPTKIPTQLLHAIHLGLKHPISHEDMLFKAPLPDVFLKTLGILRK, from the coding sequence ATGTTTGACAATCAAACAGAATCATTTGGGGAAGGAGAAGGCAAACTAGTGATACTTCGTTACCTCAAACCATTACCAATGCGTCTAGATAGGTGGCTAGTTAGTCAGAGACCAGAGCAAAGTAGATCCAGTATTCAAAAATTTATTGAGAATGGGTTGGTGCTAGTTAATGGAATCGCAGGGAAAGCTAAAACACCTCTTAGGACAGGGGATGAAATTCAACTATGGGTTATTCCACCAGAACCACTACCATATCTCCAACCAGAAAAAATGTCCTTAGACATTCTTTTTGAAGATACACACTTGATTATCATTAACAAACCTGCTGGCCTAACAGTACACCCTGCTCCAGGCAATAAAAGCGGAACATTGGTCAACGGCTTATTGCATCACTGCACTGACCTTCCTGGTATTAACGGTAAGCTACGTCCTGGAATAGTACATCGACTAGATAAAGACACTACGGGTTGTATCGTTGTTGCAAAGACTCAAGAAGCCTTAGTAAGGCTACAGCTACAGATTCAAAAGCGAATCGCCTCCAGAGAATACCTAGCTTTAGTGCATGGAGTTCCTGATGGCGATGCAGGACAAATAGTAGGAGCTATAGGCCGTCATCCAACTGATAGAAAAAAATACGCAGTAGTCAATGATGAATCAGGTAGGTACGCCTGTACTCACTGGAAACTAAAGGAAAGGCTCGGCGACTATTCACTTGTAAGCTTTAAATTAGACACAGGGCGTACACATCAAATTCGTGTGCATTCAGCTTATATAGGACATCCCATTCTTGGGGATTCTACATATAGCCGTTGCAAAAAATTGCCTACAAAAATTCCAACTCAACTCTTGCATGCAATTCATCTTGGTTTAAAGCATCCAATATCACATGAAGATATGTTGTTTAAAGCACCATTACCAGATGTATTTTTAAAGACACTTGGAATATTACGTAAATGA